Proteins co-encoded in one Acidiferrobacteraceae bacterium genomic window:
- a CDS encoding response regulator, which yields MQTVLVVDDSPTDTHVLTEMLKKNGFDVISAASGEEGIETAKAQKPDLIVMDVVMPGMSGFEATRSITRDPDTSGIPVIICTTKDQETDKAWGLRQGAKDYVVKPVNEGDLIAKIKAL from the coding sequence ATTCAAACGGTACTGGTGGTTGACGATTCACCCACAGATACGCACGTCCTGACGGAGATGCTCAAGAAGAACGGGTTCGACGTGATTAGCGCGGCAAGCGGCGAAGAAGGAATTGAAACGGCCAAGGCGCAGAAACCCGATCTGATCGTTATGGACGTCGTCATGCCCGGCATGAGCGGTTTTGAGGCCACGCGATCAATAACACGTGATCCGGACACCAGCGGAATTCCGGTCATCATCTGCACGACCAAGGATCAGGAGACGGACAAGGCCTGGGGCCTGAGACAGGGTGCCAAGGACTATGTTGTCAAGCCGGTTAACGAAGGCGACCTGATCGCCAAGATCAAGGCGCTTTGA